Proteins co-encoded in one Oceanidesulfovibrio indonesiensis genomic window:
- a CDS encoding Fe-S-containing hydro-lyase, translated as MATYNLTTPLTDEDIVQLKAGDVVNLTGTIYTARDAAHKKLIEALDKGEELPFELEGSVIYYVGPAPAPPGAAIGSAGPTTSGRMDAYAPRLHSLGVKASIGKGKRSQEVRDALQQYKGVYFGATGGAGALLSQRITDSEVIAYDELGPEAIRKLTVQDFPLLVVNDAHGAEQYAKPNYEL; from the coding sequence ATGGCGACGTACAACCTCACCACTCCCCTCACGGATGAAGACATCGTCCAGCTCAAGGCCGGCGATGTGGTCAACCTTACCGGCACCATCTACACGGCGCGCGACGCCGCCCACAAGAAGCTCATAGAAGCGTTGGACAAGGGCGAAGAACTGCCCTTCGAGCTCGAAGGCTCGGTCATCTACTACGTGGGTCCGGCGCCGGCACCTCCCGGCGCCGCAATCGGCTCCGCCGGACCCACCACCAGCGGCCGCATGGACGCCTACGCCCCGCGACTGCACAGCCTGGGCGTGAAGGCCAGCATCGGCAAGGGCAAACGCTCGCAGGAGGTGCGCGACGCCTTGCAGCAATACAAGGGCGTGTACTTCGGCGCCACGGGCGGCGCTGGCGCACTGCTTTCGCAACGCATCACCGACTCCGAGGTCATCGCCTACGACGAACTCGGGCCCGAGGCCATTCGCAAGCTCACCGTGCAGGACTTCCCGCTGCTGGTCGTCAACGACGCCCACGGCGCGGAACAATACGCCAAGCCCAATTACGAACTGTAG
- a CDS encoding fumarate hydratase translates to MKSIKAQDLHDAVRDMIMDACRILPDDVYGALQRALDEEESESAKEVLAQLIENADLARNTQLALCQDTGVAVFFVDYGEDVTIEGGNLEQVLNDAMVEAYDKGYLRKSMCDPLTRKNTGDNTPAVIHSHVVPGDSLKVKFMAKGGGSENMSRIAMLKPAQGWEGIKDFVVRTMAEAGPNPCPPTVVGVGIGGTFDLAPTLAKQALFRPLGERNTDPRVAAMEEELLAAVNDLGIGPMGLGGKTTSLDVKVEMHPCHIASMPVAVNVQCHSSRTKEVVL, encoded by the coding sequence ATGAAAAGCATTAAGGCTCAGGATCTGCACGACGCGGTGCGCGACATGATCATGGACGCCTGCCGCATCCTCCCGGACGACGTATACGGCGCGCTCCAGCGTGCGCTGGACGAAGAGGAGTCCGAATCGGCCAAGGAAGTGCTCGCCCAGCTTATCGAAAATGCCGACCTGGCGCGCAACACCCAGCTCGCCCTGTGCCAGGACACCGGCGTCGCCGTCTTTTTCGTGGACTACGGCGAGGACGTCACCATCGAGGGAGGCAACCTGGAGCAGGTTCTCAACGACGCCATGGTCGAGGCCTACGACAAGGGCTACCTGCGCAAGTCCATGTGCGACCCGCTGACCCGCAAGAACACCGGCGACAACACGCCTGCCGTCATCCACAGCCACGTGGTGCCTGGCGATTCGCTCAAGGTGAAGTTCATGGCCAAGGGCGGCGGCTCAGAGAACATGTCCAGGATTGCCATGCTCAAGCCCGCCCAGGGCTGGGAAGGCATCAAGGACTTCGTGGTCCGCACCATGGCCGAGGCCGGCCCCAATCCATGCCCGCCCACTGTGGTCGGCGTGGGCATCGGCGGCACATTCGATCTGGCTCCGACCCTGGCCAAGCAGGCTCTGTTTCGTCCCCTGGGCGAGCGCAATACGGACCCGCGAGTCGCCGCCATGGAGGAAGAACTGCTCGCCGCCGTCAACGATCTGGGCATCGGCCCCATGGGTCTCGGCGGCAAGACCACCAGTCTCGACGTCAAGGTGGAGATGCACCCCTGCCACATCGCCAGCATGCCCGTGGCCGTCAATGTGCAATGCCACTCATCCCGCACGAAGGAGGTCGTTCTCTGA
- a CDS encoding fumarate reductase iron-sulfur subunit, which yields MNRKLHIKVFRYNPHDPYSEPRMQSFHITEYDSMTLFIALTQIRDEMDPTLKVDFCCRAGICGSCGMVINGRPGLACHTQTKDLPNEITLHPLPVFKLLGDLSVDTGTWFRGVGAKIESWVHSNDAAFDPADEEMRMENEVAEQIFELDRCIECGCCVAACGTARMREDFMGATTINRIARFYLDPRDQRSEDDYYDVIGNDQGVFGCMGLLACEDVCPKSIPLQDQLGIMRRMLALNSVKGILPKSVINALQHKGCCHEKH from the coding sequence ATGAATCGCAAGCTGCACATCAAAGTGTTTCGGTACAACCCCCACGACCCCTATTCGGAACCCCGCATGCAGTCGTTCCACATCACGGAATACGACTCCATGACCCTGTTCATCGCGCTGACACAGATCCGCGACGAGATGGATCCGACGCTGAAGGTGGACTTCTGCTGCCGCGCTGGCATCTGCGGCTCCTGCGGCATGGTCATCAACGGCCGTCCCGGCCTGGCCTGCCACACGCAGACGAAAGACCTGCCTAACGAGATCACCCTGCACCCTCTCCCGGTGTTCAAGCTGCTGGGCGACCTCTCCGTGGACACGGGCACCTGGTTCCGCGGCGTGGGCGCGAAGATCGAGTCCTGGGTGCATTCCAACGACGCGGCCTTCGACCCGGCGGACGAGGAAATGCGCATGGAGAACGAGGTGGCCGAGCAGATATTCGAGCTCGACCGCTGCATCGAATGCGGGTGCTGTGTCGCCGCGTGCGGCACGGCGCGCATGCGCGAGGATTTCATGGGCGCCACCACCATCAACCGTATAGCCCGCTTTTACCTCGATCCGCGCGACCAGCGTTCCGAGGACGATTACTACGACGTGATCGGCAACGACCAGGGCGTGTTCGGCTGCATGGGCCTGCTTGCTTGTGAAGACGTTTGCCCCAAGAGCATACCGCTGCAGGATCAGCTCGGCATCATGCGCCGCATGCTGGCTCTCAATTCGGTCAAGGGCATTCTGCCCAAATCCGTAATCAACGCCCTCCAACACAAGGGGTGCTGCCATGAAAAGCATTAA
- a CDS encoding fumarate reductase flavoprotein subunit has protein sequence MQIFYTDVLCIGAGLAGERVAVEAAMAGFETICLSIVPPRRSHSSAAQGGMQAALGNAIMGDGDSPDIHFQDTVKGSDWGCDQEVARIFADTAPIVMREVAHWGVPWNRVVAGVHTYYKGGKPFEAEEKKEKHGLIHARAFGGTAKWRTCYTADGTGRSVLNTLDSKCLQYGVQIHDRTQAEVLIHDGENCLGCIARCMRTGELRAYFATATLIATGGYGRCYSATTNAVICDGGGQICALDTGLVPMGNMEAVQFHPTGTVPTDILVTEGCRGDGGTLLDVNEHRFMPDYEPEKAELASRDVVSRRMTEHMRKGLGVKSPYGDHLWLDIRHLGVKHITTKLREVYDICTNFLGVNPIEQLIPVRPTQHYSMGGVRTNRDGAAYGLKGLYSAGEAACWDMHGFNRLGGNSLAETVVAGRYIGKQMVKFLQGASVNFSTAALRDAEAKLKERIDDIVSGRKGSESALEIRDEMHATMMENVFIFRNGPDLQKAVDKLAELHERSYRIALKGNIKGYNPEMSTALRVQGMIKLCQCTAYGALQRTESRGAHTREDFPERNDKDWLNRTLAYWKEGEHLPILQYEEASPYYELPPGERGYGGGKIIPNELPKKKFEIPKKALENLKEAKSKG, from the coding sequence ATGCAGATATTTTATACGGACGTCCTGTGCATAGGAGCCGGCCTCGCCGGAGAGCGCGTGGCCGTGGAGGCCGCCATGGCGGGCTTCGAGACCATCTGTCTGTCCATCGTCCCCCCCCGCCGCTCGCACTCCTCCGCTGCCCAGGGCGGCATGCAGGCTGCCCTCGGCAACGCCATCATGGGCGACGGCGACTCCCCGGACATCCACTTCCAGGACACGGTCAAGGGCTCGGACTGGGGCTGCGACCAGGAAGTCGCCCGCATCTTCGCAGACACCGCCCCCATCGTGATGCGCGAGGTGGCCCACTGGGGCGTGCCGTGGAACCGCGTCGTGGCCGGCGTCCACACGTACTACAAGGGCGGCAAACCCTTCGAAGCCGAAGAGAAAAAGGAAAAACACGGACTGATCCACGCCCGCGCATTCGGCGGCACCGCCAAGTGGCGCACCTGCTACACCGCGGACGGCACCGGCCGATCCGTGCTGAACACCCTGGACAGCAAGTGTCTGCAATACGGCGTCCAGATCCACGACCGCACCCAGGCCGAGGTGCTCATCCACGACGGCGAGAACTGCCTGGGCTGCATCGCCCGCTGCATGCGCACCGGCGAACTGCGCGCCTACTTCGCCACCGCAACCCTCATCGCCACAGGCGGCTACGGCCGCTGCTACAGCGCCACCACCAACGCGGTCATCTGCGACGGCGGCGGCCAGATCTGCGCACTGGACACCGGCCTCGTCCCCATGGGCAACATGGAAGCCGTCCAGTTCCACCCCACAGGCACCGTGCCCACCGACATCCTGGTGACCGAAGGCTGCCGCGGCGACGGCGGCACCCTGCTGGACGTGAACGAGCACCGCTTCATGCCCGACTACGAGCCCGAAAAGGCCGAGCTCGCCTCGCGCGACGTGGTCTCCCGCCGCATGACCGAGCACATGCGCAAGGGCCTGGGCGTGAAGTCACCCTACGGTGACCACCTCTGGCTGGACATCCGCCATCTGGGCGTCAAGCACATCACCACCAAGCTGCGGGAAGTCTACGACATCTGCACCAATTTCCTGGGCGTGAACCCCATCGAGCAGCTCATTCCGGTGCGGCCCACGCAGCACTACTCCATGGGCGGCGTGCGCACCAATCGCGACGGCGCAGCATACGGCCTGAAGGGTCTGTACTCCGCCGGCGAGGCCGCCTGCTGGGACATGCACGGCTTCAACCGCCTGGGCGGCAACTCCCTGGCCGAAACGGTCGTGGCAGGCCGCTACATCGGCAAACAGATGGTCAAGTTCCTCCAGGGCGCTTCCGTCAACTTCTCCACCGCCGCCCTGCGCGACGCCGAAGCAAAGCTCAAGGAGCGCATCGACGACATCGTCTCCGGCCGCAAGGGCTCGGAAAGCGCGCTGGAAATACGCGACGAGATGCACGCCACCATGATGGAAAACGTCTTCATCTTCCGCAACGGGCCGGATCTGCAAAAGGCCGTGGACAAGCTGGCCGAGCTGCACGAGCGCTCCTACAGGATTGCCCTCAAAGGTAACATCAAGGGCTACAACCCCGAGATGTCCACGGCGCTGCGCGTCCAGGGCATGATCAAGCTCTGCCAGTGCACGGCCTACGGCGCCCTCCAGCGGACCGAATCCCGCGGCGCCCACACCCGCGAAGACTTCCCCGAGCGCAACGACAAGGACTGGCTCAACCGCACCCTGGCTTACTGGAAGGAAGGCGAACACCTGCCCATCCTCCAATACGAAGAAGCCTCCCCCTACTACGAGCTTCCTCCGGGCGAGCGCGGCTACGGCGGGGGCAAGATCATCCCCAACGAGTTGCCCAAGAAGAAGTTCGAGATACCCAAGAAAGCGCTCGAAAACCTGAAAGAAGCCAAGAGCAAGGGCTAG
- a CDS encoding succinate dehydrogenase/fumarate reductase cytochrome b subunit: MNSSTMTLHVPQRSKISGRLDFLMMTTGVLLILFLWAHLILVSSVVISPALMNALADFFEATYMAQVGGPVIFVIMLLHFVLAARKMPFEQGEWKAFRLHSKMMRHKDTTLWLVQVITALVILVLASIHMFVVLTDLPITAAKSAARIQDGPWLPFYLVLLPMAELHVGIGFYRIGVKYGFISSARRAWYQKAEYVMMAGFICIGLITLARFSFLTV, encoded by the coding sequence ATGAATTCGAGCACCATGACATTGCATGTTCCGCAACGCAGCAAGATCTCCGGTCGTCTCGACTTTTTGATGATGACCACCGGCGTGCTGCTCATCCTTTTTCTCTGGGCGCACTTGATCCTTGTCTCCAGCGTCGTCATCAGCCCAGCCCTGATGAACGCCCTGGCCGACTTCTTCGAGGCCACATACATGGCGCAGGTCGGTGGACCCGTCATCTTCGTGATCATGCTGCTGCACTTCGTTCTGGCTGCGCGCAAGATGCCCTTTGAACAGGGTGAGTGGAAAGCGTTCCGGCTCCACAGCAAGATGATGCGCCACAAAGACACCACCCTGTGGCTTGTTCAGGTGATCACCGCACTGGTCATCCTGGTGCTGGCCTCCATCCACATGTTCGTGGTCCTCACCGATCTGCCCATCACAGCCGCAAAGAGCGCCGCGCGCATTCAGGATGGCCCCTGGCTTCCTTTCTACCTCGTTCTGCTGCCCATGGCCGAACTGCACGTAGGCATCGGGTTCTACCGGATCGGCGTCAAGTACGGCTTCATCTCCAGCGCAAGACGCGCCTGGTACCAGAAGGCCGAGTACGTGATGATGGCCGGCTTCATTTGCATCGGGCTCATCACCCTCGCCCGCTTCTCTTTCCTCACTGTTTAA
- a CDS encoding sigma-54-dependent transcriptional regulator, which translates to MARVLIIDDDEPMCYALSRAVRRMGCEAESAGTLAAGLDMARSRLYDIIFLDVRLPDGNGLSILGDLAATPSNPEVIIITGKGEPEGAELAISNGAWDYIEKTHSIQQISLTLKRALEYHRARQHDQVGSTIKALRRERIIGDSQALTRALDLVAQSAESDSNVLITGETGTGKELFARAIHDNSPRASGPFIIVDCAALPESIVESILFGHKKGAFTGAEKDQVGLVFQADKGTLFLDEVGEMPLSLQKSFLRVLQERAVRSLGGKEVQKSDFRLVVATNRNLDAMAQEGLFRNDLLYRIRSIHIHLPSLRERPADIKPLANHFIEALCERAGTPAKPCSTDFIETMEAYDWQGNVRELIHTLEHALAASKRDPYLFSQHLPANIRAKVARNRISSPAFEDQFVQMDEAEFDPDEIPELQPYREAVCANAESRYLKSLMNATKGNMKDAIRRSGLSQSRLYALLKKHGISSRSL; encoded by the coding sequence ATGGCGCGCGTACTTATCATAGATGACGACGAACCCATGTGCTACGCCCTTTCGCGGGCCGTCCGCCGGATGGGCTGCGAAGCGGAAAGCGCCGGCACGCTGGCTGCGGGGCTGGATATGGCCCGATCGCGTTTGTACGACATCATATTCCTGGACGTCCGCCTGCCGGACGGCAACGGGCTCTCCATCCTTGGAGATCTCGCAGCCACCCCGTCCAATCCGGAGGTCATCATCATCACCGGCAAGGGCGAACCGGAAGGTGCGGAGCTGGCCATCAGCAACGGCGCCTGGGATTACATAGAAAAGACCCACAGCATTCAGCAGATCTCGCTGACCCTCAAGCGCGCCCTGGAATACCATCGGGCGCGGCAGCATGATCAGGTGGGCAGCACCATCAAGGCGTTGCGCCGGGAAAGGATCATCGGTGACAGCCAGGCGCTGACCCGCGCCCTGGATCTGGTGGCGCAATCCGCGGAAAGCGACTCCAACGTGCTCATCACCGGGGAGACCGGCACAGGCAAGGAACTCTTCGCCCGGGCCATCCACGACAACAGCCCTCGCGCCAGTGGCCCTTTCATTATCGTGGACTGCGCAGCCCTGCCCGAAAGCATCGTGGAATCCATCCTGTTCGGCCACAAGAAGGGTGCGTTCACCGGCGCGGAAAAGGATCAGGTGGGCCTCGTCTTCCAGGCGGACAAAGGCACGCTCTTTCTGGATGAAGTGGGCGAAATGCCCCTCTCGCTTCAGAAGAGCTTTCTTCGCGTGCTTCAGGAACGCGCGGTGCGCTCCCTGGGCGGCAAAGAAGTCCAGAAGAGCGACTTCAGACTCGTTGTCGCCACCAACAGGAACCTGGACGCCATGGCTCAGGAAGGACTCTTCCGCAACGATCTGCTTTACCGCATACGTTCAATCCACATCCACCTGCCGTCCCTGCGCGAGCGCCCCGCCGACATCAAACCACTTGCCAACCATTTCATAGAAGCCCTCTGCGAACGCGCCGGCACCCCGGCAAAGCCCTGCAGCACGGACTTCATCGAAACAATGGAAGCCTATGACTGGCAAGGCAATGTCCGGGAACTCATACATACCCTGGAGCATGCGCTGGCTGCCTCCAAGCGTGACCCCTACCTCTTTTCGCAACACCTGCCGGCAAACATCCGGGCCAAGGTGGCGCGAAACCGCATCAGCTCGCCGGCCTTCGAGGATCAATTTGTACAAATGGACGAAGCTGAATTCGATCCGGACGAAATCCCCGAACTCCAGCCATACCGGGAAGCAGTATGCGCCAATGCCGAGAGCCGGTATCTCAAGAGTCTGATGAATGCGACAAAGGGAAACATGAAAGACGCCATCCGCCGCTCCGGCCTCTCGCAATCCCGTTTGTACGCTCTTCTGAAGAAGCACGGCATTTCATCACGTTCGCTATGA
- a CDS encoding cache domain-containing protein, protein MFNLRTLFTHRSYTIISRVGLLLLFLSLFAAAISVVYSYYINKSQKETQIAAREMMLTGHQRTLKAAVISLADTLGEMVRETIAEGGDPETQLREVINEVRYEEYGYYFVYNTSGVNITHPFFPEFRGQMRMEVEDNEGTRYIKALTEKALAGGGFVSYNFYKPGQDTLLPKLVYAHPIPGTEYWLGSGLYIDDINREQQRISQRFAHIHRRAIVTVGAGVVIVLLFVVLPVSILMINSILKPWRQLEKELMQAQKMEAIGIFAGGIAHDFSNVLGAITACSELAMYDTDKNSPVYEDLQHIHKAAKRGKSLVRRIKEFSRKTDTPRSTVNLARVTGECMELVQTILPANVDVRIRIHVDDIRVRADPDQLLQVIMNLCTNAEQAMRGFKAVLTVELDAVELDADEARAMGLKAGSYARLSVQDTGVGMKPVILKRIFEPFYTTRRKSRGTGLGLSMTQSIVTMHGGAITVNSALGKGSVFKVLLPCADEGQENIPDVKRPDLPHGTESLLIVDDDKDLLSSLHKLFTRLGYTVTSCNDSYKALEMFMEAPHSFDLLLTDQLMPKMTGAELIKEIKQINQKLPVILCSGFEGDGRLQRVPKDLKKAGVSIFFRKPFDTIEICRAVRGLLDTTKFEREMQNSKGNEEWRAYLS, encoded by the coding sequence ATGTTCAATCTTCGCACCCTATTCACTCACCGCAGCTACACGATAATCAGTCGGGTCGGCCTCTTGCTGCTTTTTCTGTCGCTGTTCGCCGCGGCCATCAGCGTGGTCTACAGCTATTACATCAACAAATCGCAAAAGGAGACGCAGATCGCCGCCCGCGAGATGATGCTGACCGGGCATCAGCGGACACTCAAAGCAGCAGTTATCAGTCTTGCGGACACGCTTGGAGAGATGGTGCGCGAAACCATTGCCGAGGGAGGCGATCCGGAAACACAGCTGCGCGAGGTCATCAACGAGGTGCGATACGAAGAGTACGGCTACTACTTCGTCTACAACACCAGCGGCGTGAACATCACCCATCCGTTCTTTCCGGAGTTCCGCGGCCAGATGCGTATGGAGGTGGAAGACAACGAAGGCACCCGGTACATCAAGGCCCTCACGGAAAAGGCCCTCGCCGGCGGTGGATTCGTCTCGTACAATTTCTACAAACCCGGGCAGGATACGCTGCTTCCCAAACTGGTCTACGCGCATCCCATACCCGGCACCGAATACTGGCTCGGGTCCGGCCTCTACATCGACGATATCAACAGAGAGCAGCAGCGCATTTCCCAACGCTTCGCCCACATACACCGACGCGCCATCGTCACGGTCGGCGCCGGCGTGGTCATCGTGCTGCTGTTCGTGGTTCTGCCGGTCAGCATTCTGATGATCAACTCCATTCTCAAGCCATGGCGGCAACTGGAAAAAGAGTTGATGCAGGCGCAGAAGATGGAGGCCATCGGCATTTTCGCCGGCGGCATCGCGCACGACTTCAGCAATGTGCTCGGCGCCATCACCGCCTGCTCCGAGCTCGCCATGTACGATACGGACAAGAACAGCCCGGTATACGAAGATCTCCAGCACATCCACAAGGCGGCCAAGCGTGGCAAGAGCCTGGTTCGGCGCATCAAGGAGTTCAGCCGCAAGACGGATACTCCGCGCAGCACGGTCAATCTGGCCCGCGTCACCGGCGAATGCATGGAACTGGTGCAGACCATCCTGCCGGCCAACGTGGACGTGCGCATCCGGATACATGTGGACGACATCCGCGTGCGAGCCGACCCGGACCAGTTGCTCCAGGTCATAATGAACCTGTGCACCAACGCGGAGCAGGCCATGCGCGGCTTCAAGGCCGTGCTCACCGTGGAGCTCGACGCCGTGGAGCTCGATGCCGACGAAGCTCGCGCCATGGGTCTGAAGGCGGGAAGCTACGCCCGGCTCTCGGTGCAGGATACGGGGGTGGGCATGAAGCCCGTGATCCTCAAACGCATTTTCGAGCCGTTCTACACCACGCGCAGAAAATCACGGGGCACCGGCCTCGGACTGTCCATGACCCAGAGCATCGTCACCATGCACGGCGGCGCCATCACAGTGAACAGCGCGCTGGGCAAGGGCTCGGTGTTCAAGGTGCTGCTTCCGTGCGCCGACGAGGGCCAGGAGAACATACCGGATGTCAAGCGTCCCGACTTGCCGCATGGTACGGAATCACTGCTGATCGTGGATGACGACAAAGACCTGCTCTCGTCGCTCCACAAGCTGTTCACCCGGCTTGGCTACACGGTAACGAGTTGCAATGACAGCTACAAGGCGCTGGAAATGTTCATGGAAGCCCCGCACAGCTTCGATCTCCTGCTGACCGATCAGCTCATGCCCAAGATGACCGGCGCGGAGCTCATCAAGGAAATCAAGCAGATCAACCAGAAGCTGCCGGTCATCCTGTGCAGCGGTTTCGAGGGCGACGGCCGGCTGCAACGTGTTCCAAAGGACCTGAAAAAGGCCGGCGTGTCGATTTTCTTCAGAAAACCATTCGACACCATCGAAATATGCCGGGCCGTGCGGGGCCTGCTGGACACCACCAAGTTCGAGAGGGAAATGCAGAACTCGAAAGGGAATGAAGAATGGCGCGCGTACTTATCATAG